The window GTTTTCTCACGCCTTCTCTAGGAAGGGATTTGCGTCTTTTTCTAACGATATTAATAATCTGTAGTTCTAGGTTTAAACGCTTATCAGCTCTGTTTTTATGCTTGTAATAAGCATTGCGTTTAAGTCCAAAACAATGGGTTATAGTTGTCAAAGAAGCAAATCCCTTAGATTTCTCTTTGGCTTTTATTAAGGCTTTATACTTAACTTTTTTTTTAGTTCAGCAATAGATTTATAACCTAAATCTTCAGCAGCTACTTCTAGATAGGATTCTTCTACCATAGCATCGAGATCCTTTTTAAGTAGTAACTTTTTAAGCTGTTCAATTTCTTTTTGAAGTGCTTTAATTCTAGATATTTCGTCTTTTGTTTCCACTTTTACTCTGGTGTTCATTAAGTCTTTACGATTGTACTTTTTAATCCACACGTTCACAGTTGTAGGTGCAATAGAGTAGAGTTTACAAAGTTCACTCTTTGTGTGTTTTCCGATTGTAAGTTCGGCTAAAATTTTTAACTTAAAAGGTTCGCTGTAACGTCTAATTACTTTGTCATTTCTATACATAATGTTTAAAATTATGTAGCCTTATTTCAGGACGGGTCAGTTTTACTGCCAACGTGATTATGTATGGTTAGTTGCGTGTTTCAAACAACTAATTTAGTAAATAATAACTAATTAAAAAGTCCTCACAGACTTTTGTAAATAGGTGAGGACTTAGCAATTAATTATATACGGCGTTGACGGTAGTTTTTATTTATGCATCTACAAAAATTACTTGACCCGTAATAAATCCATCAACCGAACGTTCAAAAGCTTTACCTACTAACTTTCCAGGAACTGGCTCAAAACCAGGCATCATTTCACCATAAACATCCCAAGCTTCTTCTAAAACAGTTGGGTTTATTGAGTTTACTCGGATTCCTCTTGGCATTTCAAAAGCAACACATTTAACAAATGTATCAATAGCGCCACTAGTAGTAGCATCAGCAATTGCAAAAGGTATAGGCTTAGTATTTAAAATTCCTGTTATTAAAGTAAATGATCCCTTATCTGCAATATATTCTTGACCAATACGTACAATGTTTATTTGTCCCATCATTTTACTTAAAATGATACTCATCCATTGTTCTTCGGTCATTTCAGTAAAATTTGCATATTCACAAACACCAACAGTGTTTACAACAGCATCAAAATGACCAACATCTTCGTATAATTTTCTTAATGATGCTTCGCTTGTAATATCTACTTGAAAGTCATAATTATCGGCAGATCGTCCAGCGGTTATAATTTTATGTTTTCCAAGACCAGTTAAAGCAGCTTGTCCCATTTTTCCGTTTGCTCCAATTAAAATTATTGTTTTCATATAATATTTGTTTTTAAATTATATGCAAATTTATGAAGTACTAAAGGTTTAAGAAGAGGACATTTGTCTAATACGTAATATTTGCCCTTATACGACTAAGGTGACGTTGCGTAACGCCTAGGTAAGAAGCTATATAATGTAGTGGAATCTCTTTGATATATTCAGGTTGTGTTGTAATTAAATCTAAATAGCGTTGTTGAGCTTTGTCTTTTTGATGATTAAATATCCATTTTTCTAATTCAACATATTCTTTTTCGGCAATAATTTTCAAAAAACGCAACCAATTACTATTTGATTTGGCTAAATTTTCTAACGTTGCTTTTGGTATTGAAATTATTTCAGCATCTGTCAGAGCTTGAATATTTTCTTCAGATTTTTTTTGCGAAATAAATGACGAATAAGCCATTAATAGTTTATTTGGAAAAGTGAAACAATATGTAATTTCATCGTCATTATTTGAATAATAATAAGAACGAAAGATTCCACTTTTGACAAAAGCTATAGAGTCGCAAATTTGATTATTATTAATATATAAATCGCCTTTTTTTAATAAAATAGTTTGAGATAACTTCAAGAAATCATTAATCTCTATGTCGGTAAATAAATTAAATGATTTTAAATATTCGTTCATTTTTTTTCTTTGATGTTTGGTATGTTAAAATTACCGTCAACTTGTTTTATAATAATTTTTATTACTCATATCCTATAGGTATAAAGGGATATAGGGTGTTTATTTATATTAAAAATTATAAGCAAAACGAAGTTACCAAAAACCGCATAAAAACCAACTATTACAACAAACAAAAAACCACCATACTTTTGTATGGCGATTTTTAAGTAATATAACTGTAATTATTAAGCTAATAACGGTCTACAAAACAAGTGACTTAAACAGCGGTTACTTGTGTTGCTTTAAGTAAATAAGTTAGCAAATAAAATACTGATAGAATATTCCGTAAGGATGCTGGTAAGTGATCTAGAAGCCAGCAATAAATTATATATGGCGTTGGCGGTAGTATTATTCTGCTATTCTTTTTTTTAAGTCCATTCTTTCGTGCAAAATTCTAGTTATTTCTACATAATCCTTGCTTAAAGTTCTGTAGAAAATAATATGTCGATTTGCTTTTATTCCGAAAAGTTGAGTTGTTATTCCTTCGTAGTTTTTTCCTAAATCTGAATTTTCAGCAATTTCTTGGAAATTATAAATTAGTTCATCGTAATATTTGTCAGCTTGCTTTTCTGACCAAACCTCAAATGTATAATCCCAAATCTTTGATAAATCCTCAACAGCTTTGTTTGTTAATTTATATTAAGCCATTCGAGTGCTTTTTGGCTTTAAGGGATTCGAGATGTTTTTTAGGGTCAAAGTCATGTGCTATTCCGCTGTCAATTCCTTCTTGAATTGTTTTTTTCAATGCAATCACCTTAGTTTCTTCTTCTAAAAGTCTTAAGCCTGCACAGATAACTTCACTAACGTTTTTAAACCTTCCTTTACTTATGCTACTTTGCACAAATTGGTCGAAATAATTTCCGAGTGATATTGATGTGTTTTTGTTCATTTTAAAACTATTTACATTAAATATACCAAAAAGTGGTATGTTGGCAAAATTTTGTCGAATGGCACACAACTCGTTTTATAATAGCTTTTATTACTCATATCCCATAAGTATAAAGACATATAGAGAGTTTATTTATATTAATAAGTTATTAGAAACGAAGTTACCAAAAACCAAATAAAAAACCACCATACAATTGCATGGCGGTTTTTAAGTAATATAAATGCAATTATTAAGCTAATAACGGTCTACAAAACAAGTGACTTAAACAGCGGTTATTTGTGTTGCTTTAAGTAAATAATCTTGGTGTAATGCTGTGTTTAGTGGTTGCATATAAATAAAACCACCAACGGGTATCCTATTTAATAATGTCAGATTACATTTTTGAATTTGTGGTAAAGCATCGCCATTATCTATACAAACAATATCATAAAGTGGTGTGTTTATTAGTTTACAAAGGACACTTTTTTTTAAGATAACGGTGTTGTCATTTGGCAACTAATGTGGTTTTACTTTAATTTTTTTGACTGGATTTAAAATTAATTATAGCCTGTTGTGTCCAACTGTTTAGCAAAGTCTATAACCTTAGTTATGGTTTTATTAACTTCGTTTTTTCGCCAATGGATATACAAATCGATTTGTTGGTCTAAATCTATAAAACGCACATTATTAAATTTGGAGTATTTAAAGGAATGCGGTAAAATAGAAATACCAAGTCCTTTGGATACCAGATTTAAAATCATACCACCAAAATCGGATTCGATACTTATTTTGGGTTCAAAACCATACTGATTAAACAAATTACGTAGTAAAGATGAAAAATAGGTGGTTTGGTGTAAGCCTGAAAGTATAAAGTTTTCGTGTTGCAGTTTGTCTATATTGTTAACCGTATCCGCATTTAGCCAATGGTCTTGAGGTACAGCAATGCAAATGGGCTCTGTAAATAATTTAAGGGATTGTATATTAATATGCGAAATAGTGTCGCGACTAAACGCAATGTCTGTTTGGTAATTTAAGAGTAGTTTTTCGTGGTTTTCGTCGGTAAGTTCGGCTAATTCTAATTTAAGATCTGGTAAATTGGTTGTAATAAGGTCTAGAAAATTAGGAAGTAAACTAAAGGTGATGGAACCCGGATAGGATATAGACACGACACCAGCATCGCCTTGATTAATTTTTTTGGCTTGTTGGTAAATATGGTCCAACTCGTTGATGGTTTTGGCCCAATGTTGTTGTAAAAACTTTCCAGCATCGGTAAGTTTGACGTTTCTTTTATT is drawn from Psychroserpens sp. NJDZ02 and contains these coding sequences:
- a CDS encoding transposase; its protein translation is MYRNDKVIRRYSEPFKLKILAELTIGKHTKSELCKLYSIAPTTVNVWIKKYNRKDLMNTRVKVETKDEISRIKALQKEIEQLKKLLLKKDLDAMVEESYLEVAAEDLGYKSIAELKKKLSIKP
- a CDS encoding short chain dehydrogenase, with protein sequence MKTIILIGANGKMGQAALTGLGKHKIITAGRSADNYDFQVDITSEASLRKLYEDVGHFDAVVNTVGVCEYANFTEMTEEQWMSIILSKMMGQINIVRIGQEYIADKGSFTLITGILNTKPIPFAIADATTSGAIDTFVKCVAFEMPRGIRVNSINPTVLEEAWDVYGEMMPGFEPVPGKLVGKAFERSVDGFITGQVIFVDA
- a CDS encoding Crp/Fnr family transcriptional regulator, with amino-acid sequence MNEYLKSFNLFTDIEINDFLKLSQTILLKKGDLYINNNQICDSIAFVKSGIFRSYYYSNNDDEITYCFTFPNKLLMAYSSFISQKKSEENIQALTDAEIISIPKATLENLAKSNSNWLRFLKIIAEKEYVELEKWIFNHQKDKAQQRYLDLITTQPEYIKEIPLHYIASYLGVTQRHLSRIRANITY
- a CDS encoding type II toxin-antitoxin system RelE/ParE family toxin — translated: MWDYTFEVWSEKQADKYYDELIYNFQEIAENSDLGKNYEGITTQLFGIKANRHIIFYRTLSKDYVEITRILHERMDLKKRIAE
- a CDS encoding type II toxin-antitoxin system ParD family antitoxin, with protein sequence MNKNTSISLGNYFDQFVQSSISKGRFKNVSEVICAGLRLLEEETKVIALKKTIQEGIDSGIAHDFDPKKHLESLKAKKHSNGLI
- a CDS encoding LysR family transcriptional regulator translates to MTTQQIKYFLVLADELHFWNTAEKVYISQSSLTRQIQALEDELGFSLFERNKRNVKLTDAGKFLQQHWAKTINELDHIYQQAKKINQGDAGVVSISYPGSITFSLLPNFLDLITTNLPDLKLELAELTDENHEKLLLNYQTDIAFSRDTISHINIQSLKLFTEPICIAVPQDHWLNADTVNNIDKLQHENFILSGLHQTTYFSSLLRNLFNQYGFEPKISIESDFGGMILNLVSKGLGISILPHSFKYSKFNNVRFIDLDQQIDLYIHWRKNEVNKTITKVIDFAKQLDTTGYN